One Leptidea sinapis chromosome 32, ilLepSina1.1, whole genome shotgun sequence genomic region harbors:
- the LOC126974501 gene encoding prefoldin subunit 2 — MSKAAGKTLKSSEEIFAGFQTLRTEQRQLANKITELEMDLNEHKIVIETLETVEPSRKCFRMIGGVLVERTVADVLPQLQGNKERLPRALQALNEQLARKGQEINDYIEKYDIRVQRGFPQPSETVEQEGGTPSTKSNVLVASN; from the exons ATGTCGAAAGCTGCAGGAAAAACGTTAAAATCAAGCGAAGAAATATTCGCAGGATTCCAGACATTGCGAACCGAGCAGAGACAATTAGCGAATAAAATAACTGAATTAGAAATGGATCTAAATGAACACAA AATTGTGATAGAGACATTAGAAACTGTGGAACCTTCTCGTAAATGTTTCCGAATGATTGGTGGTGTTCTAGTGGAGCGAACTGTTGCTGATGTGCTTCCACAGCTGCAAGGCAACAAGGAGAGGCTTCCTCGCGCATTGCAG GCACTAAATGAGCAGTTAGCACGTAAAGGTCAAGAAATAAATGACTACattgaaaagtatgatatcCGAGTACAGCGTGGATTTCCACAGCCATCTGAAACTGTGGAACAAGAAGGAGGAACACCGTCCACCAAATCCAATGTACTGGTGGCTAGCAATTGA